CTAGTCCAGGCGAGCGGCGAACAATATCCTCTATCAGCATCTCGCCCAAGCCTGCGAGTGGCCCGTCTCCTTTGCCCTCTGTCAGCACATGGGGAGATCTTTCACCATCTTTAAGCTCCCTTAGCCCACGTCAAAACTCTACCGCGCCAATGTCGACGCGCGAAGCCTTCCTTCTCCGTTCCTTCATCCAAACTCTTTCTCCTAGGGTGCGTTCTCTGATACTGCAAGTTAGCTAGTGATACTGACCTGTCAGTTCGATGTTTGTGATCAGCACTCCCATTTCTCGACCGAAGTTCCACGGAGAGCACTTCAGGTTCCGATGGTCCTGAAAGCAGTCTTATGTTTATCTGCACGGCATTCTGCGGTTATATCTGGGTCCAGTGAGTGGGAAGCCTCAGAGTACCACAGTCAGTGCATCGAGTTACTCCTAAATGCACTTGGTAAAGCTGAGGAATCCTACGACGATAATCTATTAATCACCGTGGTAATCTTACGCATGTATGAAGAACTGGAGCTGGCAGCAGATGAAAAGTGTCATTGGCTTGGCTCTACCCGGCTTTTGAACACAATGTCAAAATCAGCTTCATCTGGTGGGCTGGCGGAGGCTGTCAGCTGGCAGTTCCTGCGGCAGGCTATCTACGCCTGTCTGGTTGAATACCAGCCCATGCAACTTAACCTAGAGAATTATGAACATTCGTCCGTCTTTCGACGGAGGGACGATGCAGCCTATTCAAACAGGATCATCTTCTTATGTGCAAGAATAATCCAACTCCGCTCGGCGCCAACATTTAGCTTTGACGAGAACGACTGGAACTATTTGTCCGAATGTGTTGAGCAGTGGCATCGGGAAAAGCCGATCAGCTGGCAGCCTTTGAAATACCAGGAGGCCAATTCTACGGAAAGTAGGCCGTTTCCAGAGCTGTGGTTGGTGTCTCCGCCAGCAGGTATGATTCTTTTAACTCCCCGGAGGCGAAAATGAAACTGACCATCTAAGTCGTCGGTTTACAATACTACCATACCTCTCGCATTCTCCTAGCAACTTCTAACGCGCACCATTCAATCGTCAGCGATTATGAACGCGCCAAACTGCGGCGCATAGAAGAGGTTTGTATACCTACTGTGATATGCGCATGATTCACGCTGACCGTCAAAGCAAACAATCGCATACCACCTCATAAACGTGATTGGGCTGTCAAGATCCAACGAAACGGTCATAAACGCATACTTCATGGGCTGCCATCTCCTGTATCGATGTACGTTTTCCACTCTCATAGCCAAGTTCAACACTAACCCCGTCAAGATGGATTCTGCCTTCGCCATCCAGCCGAACACCAGGGATCATTTGAATTCCTAGACTTTGTGGAGAAGAAAGTAGGATGGCCAACGGCCTGGATCGTTCGCCAGTTGGAGGCCGAGTGGAGCGAGCTTCACACCCTTGATACCTGGAGCCCGCGTTATTGAGATGGTATCTCCGTTTTATATCCGTGACCAAGATTCCTGAAATGTcttatagatttatatataccCTTTTTATCATGTCCGTTACGCGATATGCACAAGAAACTAAACTTATATGTTGATAATATGACAAATGTTGTCAGATCTCCACCCAAGTCCAACTTGCTCTGTGCTTCTGCCCCGTTATACCCGACACGGGCCCGAAGCAATATCAGCGCGTGACCCTTCTGACTCCCAGTCCTTTTCCAGTCACCGTTCCAACCTAGGGTGCTCTTGCCATTCTTGGCAATCCAAGCTCTTTTCATGAGTTCATACAATTGGGCTATTTCTTGAAATGACTGCCTGCACTCTTCCTACGCGTCGTCTACTGTACCCCAGCATCCTCACAATTGCATATATTTGTATAGCCACATACTACACTAAGGACAATAGCAACGTCAGTCTAAAATGAGCTTTGGATATGGAGCAGGGGACTTTCTCtccgtcctcctcttcgcaaACGAGATCCGGCGGCGATTCGTCTACGCACCAACCCATTTCAAGAATACAACTGAACGGTATTTCTGAGATACCTACCTACCACATTCCCTCGAAAGGCAGAGCTGATATGTCTTCTGTAATAGTATAAAGTCCCTATCCAACGTCCTGCGTGATATCGAAGACATCGACCCGGAAAATGCCCTGAGCAAGTCCCAGAGACAGCAACTCGAGGATATATCACGATCCTGCTGCGGGGTTCTTCAGGAGCTTCATCATCTGCTTGCAAGGTACCAGAATCTTGAAATGGACCTGACGGATCCAAAAGCTACCCGCGGCCCACGCCATTTCTCGAGACGTGCGTGGCAGCGGCTGAAGTGGGATCCGAAGGAGATAGAGACCTTTGAGCAGCGGATTCAGGGGCAGGTGGCtatttttaatctatttatgAGTCGGATTAACATGTACGCTTTGCACCTTTGACTTTACTGGGTATAAGTAAGCACTGATATTTGTGAAGGCAGGTTAACCTTGCGGCCTGTGAGACGACGACTCATACGAGGTATGAGATTGCAGCGATTAAGAATTTCCACAGCAACGATGAGTTTGATAAGGTCCTTGACTGGTTGAGTTCGGTTAACTATGCAGCCCAGCAGAATGACTTCCTTAATCAACAGCAGCCAGGGAGCGGCCAGTGGCTGCTTGGAGCAAGCCAGTTTCGGGGTTGGTTGGAGGGTAACAATCAGACATTGTTTTGCCCAGGAATACCGGGTTCTGGGAAAACAATCATGGTGTCTATGATTATTGACTATCTGGAACGAGCGTTCAACCACGATGGCAATATCGGTATCGTGTATCTTTACTGCAGCTTTCGGCGGCGGCCCTCGCAGACATTCCGAGATCTCCTTGCAAGCGTGGTGAGACAGCTTGTCCAGCGGAGCTTGGAAATTCCAGACTCTGTGAGAACAGCATATTCCCAGTCACGGAATAAGAAAATACAACCAAGCGTGAGCGAGCTTTTGCAGTTCCTGCAGGCCTTCTCGGCTCAACTCTCTCGAGTCTTCATTGTGGTGGATGCTCTTGATGAATGCGAAAGCACTGCCCGTGAATCTTTCATCACAGCAATCTACGATTTACAGAACGAGCATAATGTCAACTTCCTGGCCACATCCAGGTATATTCCAGATACGATTGCTGCGTTTGAAGCGTGCCCTACACTAGAGATCCGCGCAACCATGGAAGACGTGTGGCGGTATTTGCGCAGTCAACTCTCCAGACTCCCATCATTCGTCTCGCGGAACAAGGAGCTTCAATGCGAGATAATCGCCGAGGTATCCAAAGCAGTGGGTGGAATGTAAGTGACCCCTGTCGCAAATATCGTGCAAACTAACAGCCAGCCGTGGCAGGTTCTTGCTCGCCAAGTTGCATTTAGATTCCTTGGTTGGAAAGAGGTCCCAAAAGGCAGTTCGAACGGCCCTGAAAAGCCTTCCCAGTGGATCTAATGCATACGACTCTGCATACAGCACTGCCATGGAACGAATTGAAGGGCAGGTTTCTGACCAGCGAGATATGGCGAAGCAGGTATTATCGTGGATCACCTGTGCCGGCCCGTTGACTACAAGGCAACTACAGCATGCCCTGGCTGTAGAGGTCAGACAGCCCTACCTTGACGAGGCAAATATCTCGGATGTGGAAGACATAGTTTCAGTATGCGCTGGCCTGGTAATTGTCGAGGAACAGAGCAATATTATTCGGTTGGTTCACTACACCGCGCAGGAATATTTTGAACGGACCTGGAGCTCGTGGTTTCCGTGCGCGCAACATGATATTGCTGTTACTTGCATAACATACCTGTCGTACGATTCCTTCAAGGATTACTCCTCGCATTCCAACCATGAAGCCGTCGCTCTCGACAAGTATCCCCTTTATCGCTACGCGGCTCAGAACTGGGGTCGCCATAGACAAATTCAGCGTCATTACCTAGATATCGTGTTGGACTTCTTagaaaataaacaaaagGCAACTTGCGCCGCCCAGGTGCTCTTAGAGGACAGGCCTTGGCCAATTCCAGTAGAGATCGATGGTATACATCTTGCGTCGTACTTTGGGCTAGACGATACCGTATACCACCTGGTTGCGAGAGGCTGCGATATAAATTCGCCAGACTCCTTGGGGAAGAGCCCTCTTTCGTGGGCGGCTTGCGAAGGGCACGTTAGTCTGGTCCAGCTGCTTTTGGATCTGGGAGCTTCTCGAGACTCGATGGACACCAATTGGCAGACACCGTTATCGTGGGCGGCAAAGGCCGGACACCGCGATGTTGTCGAGCTCCTTGTCAATCTCGGTGCTGATAAACAGTCCAGAGATAAATATGGGCAGTCTCCACTATCGGTCGCCGCTAGATATGGGCAGCGGGCTGTGGTCGAGTGCCTTCTGAAGGCCGGCGCAGATATCGACAGCAGAGATAACAACGGGCAGACCGCATTGTTATGGGCAGCTAACCAAGATCACCCAGATATCGTGAAGCTCCTACTGGAGTTTGGGGATAAGTCGGAAAACGATCCAGTGCTCTCGTGGTCCACGACAACAGTGAACGAGAAAGACCTCCTCGACACACTCAAGTTCGAAGACTGCGAACAAGACGATCCACCCACGTCCGGCCGAAATGGAGCTGGAAATGGGCGCCTGATGGAAGCGAGGCCCAACTCCCAGAATGGATGTTTGGCCATACCACTGCCTGGAAAAGGCACGGACGAAGCTGTCGTCGATTGGACGGGCCAAACAAAATGACAGCGGAACATCGTCTAGGTAACAAGATTAATACCAAGGCTAGGGGTGATGGAATTTTGGTGCCTGAATTTGGCGGAGGGGTTGATAACTTGATACAGCTTAGAGTGGATGTTGGAGTCAGGGTCTGGATATAAATAGATCAAATCGAGTAAGGAAGTGTCTGTTCAGGCTTGATCAAACCCTCGTGGTCCTGAATTTCGAGATGGTTTGCGCGCTGGGGAGGTGCTGTGGTGTGAAGTGGAGAGAAAACTGCGATGCGGTGGGTCAGTGAGGCAGTGCAGTTGCATGGCTCGATCTTCCATAACAATAACACCGCACATTGGCCAACGCAGTAGCAATCAGGTAACAAGAACGGCTTCCAATGACTCGTCCATTGCAGGAGACCTCGCAGTTCCGAGCATGCAAGAAAGCTATCCTCCTAGATTCGTAGTGTACTACGGTAGCAGAACCCACACGCGAAATGAAAACATcgcgaaaaaaaaaactagcAGCCAAGTCGAGCTAAACAACTAGCCTGCTCCAGTTTTGGAGAAATTAGAtcaataataaaagaacCCTCAGTCCTCCAGGCTCCGAAGTCCAAGTAACTGTCCACCATGCCGTCCTTGCGTTCGGCTGTATAGCTAAGCTGCGATACCCATTCCTTCAGGCTGTTCATGACGCAACGCCACAACGACTCAACGACTCATAGTACGCCGAGATGATCTTCCCAATGATACCCCAattcctcctttctctggCCTTAACGGCACTCATCCGGCCGGTCACAGCGGCCGATTCCTCATCCTGTACGTCATCCCCATCTGCACCTAACTACCACAAGCACAAACAACCCAACTAACAGCACCAGGCACAAGCGTAACAATAACCTCCCAAGCCGACGCCGACTCCGCATTCCAAGACTGCCAGGACATAAAAGGCAGCGtcacaatctcctcctcagcagccgGAACGCTCAATCTCGAGAACCTGCAAAGCGTCAGCGAGGACCTGAAAGTCGAAGACACAGGCCTGGTCGGACTCACAGCATCAGACCTGCAAGATGTCGGCGGCGCAGTCAAGGTCACGGGCAATGATCAGCTGAATCGCCTGGAGCTCGATGATGCGCAGACGGTGGGAGGCGATCTAACAGTGCAGGACAATAAAGCACTTTCGGGTTTGACCATGGAT
Above is a window of Aspergillus puulaauensis MK2 DNA, chromosome 2, nearly complete sequence DNA encoding:
- a CDS encoding uncharacterized protein (COG:S;~EggNog:ENOG410PUUJ;~InterPro:IPR036864,IPR021858,IPR001138;~go_function: GO:0000981 - DNA-binding transcription factor activity, RNA polymerase II-specific [Evidence IEA];~go_function: GO:0008270 - zinc ion binding [Evidence IEA];~go_process: GO:0006355 - regulation of transcription, DNA-templated [Evidence IEA]) translates to MRIGRGCERCRLRHIKCTIAGGASSCNECSRLSRACHLDPPFRFKTVRHVYQKSQGTASKFELAWDACQPWVKVPQSLMFVEESAEDPDSDGTSDALRDNQPPSNVLPAVSQPQIPSTPSPREDTTQPSNQLIAQLAGSSPGERRTISSISISPKPASGPSPLPSVSTWGDLSPSLSSLSPRQNSTAPMSTREAFLLRSFIQTLSPRFDVCDQHSHFSTEVPRRALQVPMVLKAVLCLSARHSAVISGSSEWEASEYHSQCIELLLNALGKAEESYDDNLLITVVILRMYEELELAADEKCHWLGSTRLLNTMSKSASSGGLAEAVSWQFLRQAIYACLVEYQPMQLNLENYEHSSVFRRRDDAAYSNRIIFLCARIIQLRSAPTFSFDENDWNYLSECVEQWHREKPISWQPLKYQEANSTESRPFPELWLVSPPAVVGLQYYHTSRILLATSNAHHSIVSDYERAKLRRIEEQTIAYHLINVIGLSRSNETVINAYFMGCHLLYRYGFCLRHPAEHQGSFEFLDFVEKKVGWPTAWIVRQLEAEWSELHTLDTWSPRY
- a CDS encoding uncharacterized protein (COG:M;~EggNog:ENOG410Q18J;~InterPro:IPR002110,IPR027417,IPR036770,IPR020683;~PFAM:PF13857,PF12796,PF00023,PF13606;~go_function: GO:0005515 - protein binding [Evidence IEA]), producing MSFGYGAGDFLSVLLFANEIRRRFVYAPTHFKNTTERIKSLSNVLRDIEDIDPENALSKSQRQQLEDISRSCCGVLQELHHLLARYQNLEMDLTDPKATRGPRHFSRRAWQRLKWDPKEIETFEQRIQGQVAIFNLFMSRINMQVNLAACETTTHTRYEIAAIKNFHSNDEFDKVLDWLSSVNYAAQQNDFLNQQQPGSGQWLLGASQFRGWLEGNNQTLFCPGIPGSGKTIMVSMIIDYLERAFNHDGNIGIVYLYCSFRRRPSQTFRDLLASVVRQLVQRSLEIPDSVRTAYSQSRNKKIQPSVSELLQFLQAFSAQLSRVFIVVDALDECESTARESFITAIYDLQNEHNVNFLATSRYIPDTIAAFEACPTLEIRATMEDVWRYLRSQLSRLPSFVSRNKELQCEIIAEVSKAVGGMFLLAKLHLDSLVGKRSQKAVRTALKSLPSGSNAYDSAYSTAMERIEGQVSDQRDMAKQVLSWITCAGPLTTRQLQHALAVEVRQPYLDEANISDVEDIVSVCAGLVIVEEQSNIIRLVHYTAQEYFERTWSSWFPCAQHDIAVTCITYLSYDSFKDYSSHSNHEAVALDKYPLYRYAAQNWGRHRQIQRHYLDIVLDFLENKQKATCAAQVLLEDRPWPIPVEIDGIHLASYFGLDDTVYHLVARGCDINSPDSLGKSPLSWAACEGHVSLVQLLLDLGASRDSMDTNWQTPLSWAAKAGHRDVVELLVNLGADKQSRDKYGQSPLSVAARYGQRAVVECLLKAGADIDSRDNNGQTALLWAANQDHPDIVKLLLEFGDKSENDPVLSWSTTTVNEKDLLDTLKFEDCEQDDPPTSGRNGAGNGRLMEARPNSQNGCLAIPLPGKGTDEAVVDWTGQTK